The DNA segment TGAGCGTGTTAAGCACCGCCCCGGTCATCGGCACGCCGAAGTGCGCTTCCATCATCGCGGTGACATTCGGCGCCATGATTGCCACGGTGTCGCCCAGGCCCACGCCGAGCTGCTGCAGTGCCGAAGCCAGCCGGCAGCAGCGTGTCCACGTATCGCTCCAGGTAAAGCGGCGCGCGCCATCGATGACCGAGGGATATTGCGGATAGACCCTGGCGGCACGGCGCAGGAAGGAGAGCGGCGACAACGCTACGTGATTGGCCGGATTGCGTTCCAGGCCGAGCTGGTAGGGATTGATCTCTTCGCGCTGCATCGTTGTCTCCTTGATTTGGTCTTGGCACCTGGAATAGTGCGGATGATCGGGAGGATACGGCAGGGCAAAAGAGGAAAATATCGGAAGGTTCTAAAGATCCTGTAGGAAGGATGCAGCGCGTCTTGAAAGAATTTTCCTACACGCCAAGGCAGGCGGCTTCATTGCGATGTCACGAAATCTTCATCGCGCTGTCACAAATCTTTCCTATCATGGAAAGATCAATTGGCGCCTGGGCTTGGCCAGGCAGATTCACTTATTTCAGCTTTGGGCAAGAAATGGATTCCGACATCATCATCGTCCGCGAAGAAATGCACTATCGCGTACTGTATGGACACTTGCGCCTGGCGGGCGTGCTGAGCACGACGGATGAAGTTTGCGTCGACGTCAAGGGAGAAGGCACGCTCAAGATCCGCAAGACCCGGGGCGGCATGTCCGTCAAAAAGAAGCATCACCAGCTGCCCGTCCTGTAGGCTTAATTGCTGAGGCCGTGCTGGATCGCATAATGGATCAGCTCGGCATTGTTTTCCATGTGCATTTTCTCCAGCACCCGCGTGCGGTAGGTGCTGACGGTCTTGACCGAGAGGGACATCGCCTCGGCGATTTCGGTCAATGACTTGCCCTGGATGATCTGCTCGAAAATCTGGTGCTCGCGCTCGGACAGGGCATGGTGCTTCGGCACGTCGCGTTCGCCGTCCAGTTCGAACAGCAACTTTTCCAGCAGCGCCGGCGTGGCATAGCGCCCGCCCCTGACAACCTTGCGGATAGCCGCGATCAACTCCTCGGATTCGCTATCCTTCGTCAGGTAGCCGGCAGCCCCCGCCTTCAGCGCACGCACGGCATACTGCTCTTCCGGGTACATCGACAGAATCAGGATGGGCAGTCTGGGTTTTTCCAGTTTCATTTGCCGCACGATATCGAGGCCGCTTTTATTGGGCATGTTAATGTCCAGAAGCACGACATCCCAGTCTTGCTGGCGCAATTTGGCGATCGCGTCGAAACCGTCGCTGGCCTCGCCGGCGACTTCGATATCCTGGCTTTCCTCGATCAGCCGCTTGACCCCGGCGCGAAAAATCTTGTGGTCATCGGCAATCAGCACCTTGATCATTCCTTCTCCTCATTCTTGTCCAGCGGGAAGCGCAGCATTACCCGGGTACCGTGTCCGGGCTCGCCGGTAATTTCCAGCGTGGCGCCGAACTGCCGGGCGCGTTCGGCCATGCCGGTCAAACCGAAGGACTTGCGGTTGTCAGCCGCCGTCCTGTCCAGGCCCTTGCCGTTGTCCTGCACCGAGAGCAGCAGCGCGCCGTCGGCCAGGACTGCATCGATGTCGACCCGTGTGGCTTGCGCGTGCCGCGCAATATTGGTCAGCGCTTCCTGGAAGATGCGGAAGATGGCAATGGCCGCCGCCTCGCCGATTTCAAGCGCCCCCGCGTGCATGGCCAGCGTGCATTCGATGCCCATGCGCTCGCGAAAGCGCCCGGTTTCCCATTCGATCGCGTCGAGCAGACCCAGGTTGTCAAGCACGCCGGGACGCAACTCGGCTGAAATCTTGCGTACTGTATCGATGGCGTCGCGCACCAGTTCCATCATGGTATCGGCGCGCGCCGCCAGCCTGGTTTCTGTCGTGTGCTTTTTCAGCCAGCCGATATCCATCTTCAGGGCGGTGAGCGTGCCGCCCAGGACATCGTGCAGCTCGCGCGCGAGCTGGCTGCGCTGTTCTTCGCGCACTGTCAGCAGATGCTGCGACAACTCGCGCAAGCGCTCCTGCGAGCGCGCGATCTCCTGTTCGCGCAGGCGGGCGTCGGTGACATCGATGCCGACGCCGATCACCGCGGGCCGGCCGCGATACTGGAAGCGCGTGCCCTGCACCTCGATCTCGACCGTGCGGCCCTCCTTGTGCAAGCCCTTGAAGTGGTAAAAAAGGGTCGAGATTTCGCCGGAAATGCGCTTGTCGAGATTGCCCAGCACGGTGGCGCGGTCCTCCGGCGAGATGAAATCGGCCACCGGACCCGGTGCCATTTCCTGTTGCGTGCGGCCGAACATCGCGGCCCAGCGCGGGTTCACGTACTGGAACATGCCATCCTGGATGATGTACAGGCCAACCAGCGATTGTTCCACCAGGCCGCGAAACGGGATTTCCGGCGCCGTGCTGTCGTCAAGGTCGTCGTACACGCCCACCATGCCGATGATATTGTTGGCGATATCGCGCAGCGGCGACGTGGACAGGCTCACCCGCACCGCGCGTCCGGCCTTGGTCATGCGGTCCAGTTCGATGTCGCGCAGCGAATCGCCTGCCACCGAGCGCTGGTACAACTCGCGGCTGGTCTGTTCGCTGGCGGCCGGCACATGCGGCAGCGGCTTGCCGATGACTTCCTCTTCGCGCCAGCCGAAAATGCGTTCGGCGGCATGGTTCCACAGCTTGACGCGGCGCTGCAGGTCCAAGGCGACAAAGGCCACGGGCGCGTCGCGCACCAGCGACCTGAGCATGTCGTTTTCCTCGCGCAGGCGCTGCAGTTCAGATTCCGGTTCGACGGCAGGCGGCGTGGTCAAAGGCGACATGGCAGGCTAAAAAATTAACGATGGCAATCAAGATAACCAAAAGCTGGCGCGCCGTCCATGCCGGCGTGAATGGCATCGATGGACGAAAAAAAGCCGGGCGAACCCGGCTTTTTGATTCAGGCAAGCTGAACAGGCCGATCAGGCGTGCTCGCCAACCACGTTGACCGTGATATCGACAACGACGTCGGTATGCAGTGCAACTGCGACGGCGTGTTCGCCAGCGATCTTCAGCGGGCCTTGCGGCAAGCGGATTTGCGCTTTCTCGACCGGGAAACCTTGCTTGGTCAGGGCTTCGGCGATGTCGTGGTTGGTGACGGAACCGAACAGACGGCCATCGACACCGGACTTTTGCGAAATCTGGACGGTCTGGCCGGCCAGCTTCTCGCCTTGTGCCTGGGATACCGCCAGTTTCTCGGCAGCGGCTTTTTCCAGCTCGGCGCGCTTGGCTTCGAATTCGGCGATCGCGGCCTGGGTAGCACGGCGGGCCTTGCGTTGCGGGATCAGGAAGTTACGGGCGTAACCATCCTTGACCTTGACGACTTCACCGAGGTTGCCGAGATTGACGACTTTTTCCAACAGAATGACTTGCATGTTTTTCTCCTAATTCTCGGTCGTCAATTACGCGTTGTGCAGATCGGTGTACGGCAGCAAGGCGAGGTAGCGTGCGCGCTTGATGGCGGTATCCACCTGGCGCTGATAGTGCGCGCGGGTGCCGGTCAGGCGTGCCGGCATGATCTTGCCGTTTTCCTGGACGAAGTCCTTCAGGGTGTCGACGTCCTTGTAATCCACTTGCTCAACGCCGGCGGCGGTGAAGCGGCAGAATTTCTTGCGCTTGAACAGCGGGTTCTGCTGTTTGCGTTTTTCCTTGAGCTTGCTCTTGTCGAATTTTTTACCGAATGCCATTTTTGGCTCCTAAATCTGTATTGATATCAAGTATGTGAAACACGAGGCTTTTGCTATTACGGTTCTTGCGTGCCAGGAAACCGCCGAACTGGTATGTTTCACCTAGTTCAGCCTGCTTGAATTTTCCCGAAATCTCGCCCGCGGCAAGCGCGGCAATTTCGAATTCAACCAGCCTTTCCACACCTGCTTCCATTTGCCTCGATGTGTGCAGCAATTTGCCATTCACGATCGGGATGCCTGCCGGTGTGTAGCGCATGACGTCGCGCTCGGCAATGCTGGCTTGCAGTTCGAACCGGTTCACGCCCCTTGCTTCGTCAATTACGCGGCAGGCGCTTCGCTGCGATGGCTCTTGGCGGCGTCTTCCTTCTGCACGGCCTTCATCATCGGCGACGGCGTGGTTTCAGCCTTCTTCAGACGCACGGTCAGGTGGCGCAGGACAGCGTCGTTGAACTTGAAGCCGGTTTCGATTTCAGCCAGGGTCTCGGCGTCGCACTCGATGTTCAGGCAAACGTAATGTGCCTT comes from the Janthinobacterium sp. 17J80-10 genome and includes:
- a CDS encoding response regulator transcription factor; translation: MIKVLIADDHKIFRAGVKRLIEESQDIEVAGEASDGFDAIAKLRQQDWDVVLLDINMPNKSGLDIVRQMKLEKPRLPILILSMYPEEQYAVRALKAGAAGYLTKDSESEELIAAIRKVVRGGRYATPALLEKLLFELDGERDVPKHHALSEREHQIFEQIIQGKSLTEIAEAMSLSVKTVSTYRTRVLEKMHMENNAELIHYAIQHGLSN
- a CDS encoding PAS domain-containing sensor histidine kinase; the protein is MSPLTTPPAVEPESELQRLREENDMLRSLVRDAPVAFVALDLQRRVKLWNHAAERIFGWREEEVIGKPLPHVPAASEQTSRELYQRSVAGDSLRDIELDRMTKAGRAVRVSLSTSPLRDIANNIIGMVGVYDDLDDSTAPEIPFRGLVEQSLVGLYIIQDGMFQYVNPRWAAMFGRTQQEMAPGPVADFISPEDRATVLGNLDKRISGEISTLFYHFKGLHKEGRTVEIEVQGTRFQYRGRPAVIGVGIDVTDARLREQEIARSQERLRELSQHLLTVREEQRSQLARELHDVLGGTLTALKMDIGWLKKHTTETRLAARADTMMELVRDAIDTVRKISAELRPGVLDNLGLLDAIEWETGRFRERMGIECTLAMHAGALEIGEAAAIAIFRIFQEALTNIARHAQATRVDIDAVLADGALLLSVQDNGKGLDRTAADNRKSFGLTGMAERARQFGATLEITGEPGHGTRVMLRFPLDKNEEKE
- the rplI gene encoding 50S ribosomal protein L9 yields the protein MQVILLEKVVNLGNLGEVVKVKDGYARNFLIPQRKARRATQAAIAEFEAKRAELEKAAAEKLAVSQAQGEKLAGQTVQISQKSGVDGRLFGSVTNHDIAEALTKQGFPVEKAQIRLPQGPLKIAGEHAVAVALHTDVVVDITVNVVGEHA
- the rpsR gene encoding 30S ribosomal protein S18; translated protein: MAFGKKFDKSKLKEKRKQQNPLFKRKKFCRFTAAGVEQVDYKDVDTLKDFVQENGKIMPARLTGTRAHYQRQVDTAIKRARYLALLPYTDLHNA
- the priB gene encoding primosomal replication protein N encodes the protein MNRFELQASIAERDVMRYTPAGIPIVNGKLLHTSRQMEAGVERLVEFEIAALAAGEISGKFKQAELGETYQFGGFLARKNRNSKSLVFHILDINTDLGAKNGIR
- the rpsF gene encoding 30S ribosomal protein S6; this encodes MRHYEIVFIVHPDQSEQVPAMIERYKGIVTARGGKIHRVEDWGRRQMAYQIDKLAKAHYVCLNIECDAETLAEIETGFKFNDAVLRHLTVRLKKAETTPSPMMKAVQKEDAAKSHRSEAPAA